One Bosea sp. 685 DNA segment encodes these proteins:
- a CDS encoding 7-cyano-7-deazaguanine synthase, translating to MKALLMSGGLDSSALAWWLRPDLCVTVNYGQQAAKGEMAASTAICNAIGLAHQKIEVDLSSLGSGTMADKAPAAGGSAAEFWPYRNQMLVTLAAMLLMPQGVKEIMVGSVSTDRHTDGKAIFYRALDRTVSLQEGSLRVTAPARKYSTPKLLKMSGFPYDLIGLTFSCHVYEYACGQCSGCIKHRQCVEDAYGASPGGAV from the coding sequence ATGAAAGCGCTCCTTATGTCGGGCGGCCTTGATTCATCGGCACTCGCGTGGTGGCTGCGGCCAGATCTCTGCGTCACAGTGAACTACGGCCAGCAGGCGGCAAAGGGTGAGATGGCCGCGTCGACCGCGATTTGCAACGCCATTGGCCTTGCCCACCAGAAAATCGAGGTCGACCTTTCGAGCCTTGGATCTGGAACCATGGCGGACAAGGCTCCAGCTGCCGGCGGTTCCGCTGCTGAGTTCTGGCCATATCGAAATCAGATGCTTGTTACCCTCGCAGCGATGCTCCTCATGCCCCAGGGCGTAAAGGAGATCATGGTTGGCTCGGTATCGACTGATCGCCATACCGACGGCAAGGCGATATTCTACCGGGCCCTCGATCGCACGGTCTCTCTTCAGGAAGGGAGCCTGCGTGTCACGGCACCCGCACGCAAGTACTCCACTCCGAAACTTCTCAAGATGTCCGGCTTTCCCTACGACCTGATAGGGCTGACCTTTTCGTGCCACGTCTATGAATACGCCTGCGGCCAGTGCAGCGGTTGCATCAAGCACCGTCAGTGCGTCGAAGATGCCTACGGCGCTTCACCGGGAGGCGCTGTCTGA